From Jeotgalibaca dankookensis, one genomic window encodes:
- a CDS encoding glycosyltransferase family 4 protein, translating into MFRVLMMGIFTTILTLALTPLVRLLAFKVGATDKPDKRRVNKTIMPTMGGIAIYLSFFIAIFFLQPIALSVSVPLFIAATIIVITGIIDDIKELNPKLKLLGNVAAALVIYFIAEVRMDLVSIPIFGDIHLGIFSFPITIIWILAITNATNLIDGLDGLATGVSIIALGTMAVISFFFLGGSNIPVFIMIFTLICAAVGFLPYNFYPAKIFLGDTGALFLGFMISVLSLYGLKNVTFISLIIPITILGIPITDTIYAMLRRYLNHMPISSADKHHMHHRLMSLGLTHKQTVLTIYGVALIFSLIALLFPMTTIGGTVLILVALVIGLELFVELIGLVGEDRRPLLKTLKKIANKINKRDNP; encoded by the coding sequence ATGTTCCGCGTATTGATGATGGGGATTTTTACAACCATACTGACGCTGGCACTCACACCGCTTGTTCGCCTACTAGCTTTTAAAGTAGGGGCAACGGATAAACCTGACAAAAGACGTGTTAATAAAACTATAATGCCCACTATGGGTGGAATTGCGATTTATTTATCATTTTTTATAGCCATTTTCTTTTTACAGCCAATTGCCTTATCTGTTTCGGTCCCCTTATTTATCGCGGCCACTATCATCGTTATTACCGGAATTATTGACGATATTAAAGAACTCAATCCAAAGTTAAAACTACTTGGGAATGTTGCCGCTGCGCTTGTTATTTACTTTATCGCAGAAGTGCGAATGGACTTAGTGAGTATTCCTATTTTTGGAGATATCCATTTGGGGATTTTTTCATTTCCAATTACAATCATTTGGATACTGGCAATTACAAACGCGACCAACTTGATCGACGGACTAGACGGGTTGGCAACTGGTGTTTCGATTATCGCGTTGGGGACAATGGCAGTAATCAGTTTCTTCTTTTTAGGTGGAAGTAATATTCCTGTTTTTATTATGATTTTTACTTTAATATGCGCGGCAGTTGGGTTTCTCCCATATAACTTTTATCCTGCCAAAATATTTTTAGGCGATACCGGGGCGCTCTTTCTAGGGTTCATGATTTCTGTACTATCTCTATATGGATTAAAGAATGTTACCTTTATTTCATTAATTATCCCGATTACTATTTTAGGGATTCCAATTACGGATACCATTTATGCGATGCTACGGCGTTACTTAAATCATATGCCCATCTCTTCAGCTGATAAACACCATATGCATCACCGACTGATGTCTTTAGGCTTGACACATAAACAAACGGTGTTAACTATTTATGGCGTTGCGCTTATCTTTTCATTAATCGCCTTACTGTTCCCGATGACAACCATTGGCGGGACCGTTTTAATTCTGGTAGCCTTAGTTATTGGCTTGGAACTATTTGTTGAACTAATTGGTTTAGTAGGTGAAGATAGAAGACCCCTTTTAAAAACGTTAAAGAAAATTGCTAATAAAATAAACAAGCGCGATAATCCATAA
- a CDS encoding YdiK family protein, whose translation MNLKNILIQIIVKLAFAVLFIYFAVDSVNTSGWGFLTWISIFFATNNIATGIQMLIAYFKIKNSLDK comes from the coding sequence ATGAACTTAAAAAATATTTTAATACAAATTATTGTTAAACTTGCTTTCGCTGTCCTTTTCATTTATTTTGCTGTAGACAGCGTCAATACGTCGGGTTGGGGTTTTCTAACTTGGATTAGTATTTTCTTTGCAACTAATAATATTGCAACAGGCATCCAAATGCTCATTGCTTATTTCAAAATAAAAAATAGCTTAGATAAATAA
- a CDS encoding nicotinate phosphoribosyltransferase, translating into MEEIYHDDSLTLHTDLYQINMMKTYWDEGITEKHAVFEANFRKYPFNNGYAVFAGLERIIHYLEKLRFSKTDIQYLRETQDYPEEFLTYLEDFRFTATVRSAIEGELVFANEPILQVEGPLAQCQLIETALLNIINFQTLIATKAARIRYVSEDDTLMEFGSRRAQEMDASIWGARAAYIGGFDATSNVRAGKMFQMPIAGTHAHSLVQVYRNDYDAFTAYAKSHKDCVFLIDTYDTLRSGVPAAIRVANEFGDKINFQGVRIDSGDMAYQSKKIRQQLDEAGYPNAKIYASSDLDEMTILNLKMQGAKIDVWGVGTKLITAFDQPALGAVYKLVSIENDQGEMVDTLKISSNAEKVSTPGRKQVWRITRNSDGKSEGDYVALWEERPDQVEELFMFHPTYTYINKTVTDFTARPILQNVVVDGKIVYELPSLEQIKAYSADRKSALWEEYVRILNPEQYPVDLSQKAWDHKMNTIEKLKKNIKK; encoded by the coding sequence ATGGAAGAAATATATCACGATGATAGTTTAACGTTACATACAGATCTTTATCAAATCAATATGATGAAGACCTATTGGGATGAAGGGATTACCGAAAAACATGCTGTTTTTGAAGCTAATTTCCGTAAATACCCATTTAATAATGGTTACGCTGTTTTTGCCGGTTTAGAGCGGATTATTCATTACTTAGAAAAATTACGATTTTCTAAAACGGATATTCAATATTTACGCGAAACACAAGATTATCCAGAAGAATTTCTGACGTACCTTGAAGATTTTCGTTTTACAGCAACGGTTCGTTCTGCAATCGAAGGGGAACTTGTTTTTGCTAACGAACCGATTCTTCAAGTAGAAGGACCTTTAGCGCAGTGCCAACTGATTGAAACGGCGCTTTTAAATATTATTAACTTTCAAACTTTGATTGCTACTAAGGCAGCCCGAATACGCTATGTATCTGAAGATGATACCTTAATGGAATTTGGATCCCGCCGTGCCCAAGAGATGGATGCCTCAATTTGGGGTGCGCGTGCTGCTTATATTGGTGGCTTTGATGCGACTTCAAATGTGCGGGCAGGGAAAATGTTTCAGATGCCTATTGCTGGAACACATGCACACTCACTTGTACAAGTGTACCGGAATGATTACGATGCTTTTACCGCGTATGCTAAGTCGCATAAAGACTGTGTTTTTTTAATTGATACTTATGATACCTTGCGTTCTGGCGTTCCAGCGGCTATTCGCGTGGCTAATGAGTTTGGTGATAAAATAAACTTCCAAGGAGTTCGTATTGATAGTGGCGATATGGCTTATCAATCAAAAAAAATTCGTCAACAATTAGATGAAGCAGGATACCCGAATGCAAAAATTTATGCCTCGAGCGATTTAGATGAAATGACAATTCTGAATCTAAAAATGCAAGGAGCAAAAATTGATGTTTGGGGCGTAGGAACAAAGCTAATTACCGCATTTGACCAACCTGCTTTAGGAGCTGTTTATAAATTAGTCAGCATTGAAAATGATCAGGGAGAAATGGTGGATACCTTAAAAATATCAAGCAATGCAGAAAAAGTATCCACACCTGGTCGTAAACAAGTATGGCGAATTACCCGTAATTCAGATGGCAAATCAGAAGGTGATTATGTAGCTCTATGGGAAGAACGTCCCGATCAAGTCGAAGAGTTATTCATGTTCCACCCCACTTATACCTATATTAATAAAACGGTAACTGATTTTACAGCCCGTCCGATTCTACAAAATGTTGTAGTGGATGGAAAAATTGTCTATGAACTTCCCTCTCTAGAGCAAATTAAAGCCTATTCTGCGGATCGTAAATCAGCATTGTGGGAAGAATATGTTCGTATTTTAAATCCAGAACAATACCCGGTCGACCTTTCACAAAAAGCTTGGGACCATAAGATGAATACCATTGAAAAACTAAAGAAAAACATAAAAAAATAA
- a CDS encoding redox-sensing transcriptional repressor Rex, with product MKPANEIPKATARRLPIYYRYLRYLNDAGKTRISSTELSEAVKVDSATIRRDFSYFGALGKRGYGYEVEYLLDFFSKTLNQDNLTNVALIGVGKLGQALLNYNFHLSNNVRISAAFDVKPDIVGKIVSGVPVYPMEEMIGQLRIQQIDVAILTVPQEVAQTATNKLAEAGVRGIMNFTPIRLSVPENVRIQNVDLTNELQTLIYFLDNDIS from the coding sequence ATGAAGCCAGCAAACGAAATACCCAAAGCAACAGCGCGTCGTTTACCTATTTATTATCGCTATCTTCGTTACTTAAATGATGCAGGTAAAACAAGAATTTCTTCAACAGAATTGAGTGAAGCCGTAAAGGTTGATAGTGCAACAATTCGGCGTGATTTTTCCTATTTTGGTGCCCTTGGAAAAAGAGGCTACGGGTATGAAGTTGAGTACTTGTTAGACTTTTTCAGTAAAACGTTGAACCAAGATAATTTAACGAATGTGGCCTTAATTGGTGTTGGTAAGTTGGGGCAAGCGTTATTAAATTATAACTTTCATTTAAGTAATAACGTCAGGATTAGTGCTGCTTTTGATGTAAAACCAGATATCGTTGGTAAAATAGTGAGCGGTGTTCCTGTTTACCCCATGGAAGAAATGATTGGACAGTTACGTATCCAACAAATTGACGTGGCAATTTTAACCGTTCCACAAGAAGTAGCGCAAACCGCTACCAATAAACTTGCTGAAGCCGGAGTAAGAGGCATTATGAACTTTACGCCTATCCGTCTCTCGGTTCCAGAAAATGTTCGCATCCAAAACGTAGATTTAACCAATGAACTGCAAACACTAATCTATTTCTTGGACAATGATATCTCTTAA
- a CDS encoding glycosyltransferase family 2 protein yields MKNDKEKIKDKVSVITPTYNSALYIADTIQSVINQTYTNWEMIIVDDHSNDETVKKIREIEDPRIKVIVLEKNSGAAIARNTALQEADGEYFAFLDSDDLWKKDKLAKQISFMKDNHYDFTSTAYEHVSEDGEKLGVVVPASKKLDYNGILKYCPGNSTVIYNAKNLGVFFIPDIKRRNDFVMWLQVIKKSHYHYGLPEVLTYYQVREGSLSSKKTDLVKYQWKVYREIEKLPLWKSSYLLLHKTVSILLK; encoded by the coding sequence GTGAAAAACGATAAAGAAAAAATAAAAGATAAAGTCTCAGTCATTACCCCCACTTATAATTCTGCTTTGTATATCGCGGATACCATTCAATCCGTAATAAATCAAACTTATACAAATTGGGAAATGATTATTGTGGATGACCATTCCAATGATGAAACGGTAAAGAAAATCCGTGAAATAGAAGACCCCCGTATAAAAGTAATCGTCCTTGAAAAAAATAGTGGCGCAGCTATTGCAAGAAATACCGCTTTACAAGAGGCTGACGGGGAATACTTCGCTTTTTTAGATAGTGATGACTTATGGAAAAAAGATAAGTTAGCGAAACAAATTTCGTTTATGAAAGACAATCATTATGACTTTACAAGTACAGCCTATGAGCACGTTTCGGAAGATGGAGAAAAGCTAGGCGTGGTTGTTCCAGCCAGTAAAAAGTTAGATTATAATGGCATTTTAAAATATTGTCCCGGGAACTCGACAGTTATTTATAATGCTAAAAACCTAGGTGTATTTTTTATTCCTGATATTAAGAGAAGAAATGACTTTGTCATGTGGCTACAAGTTATTAAAAAATCTCACTATCACTATGGTCTACCTGAAGTCTTAACGTATTATCAAGTAAGAGAAGGATCTTTATCAAGTAAAAAAACGGACCTAGTTAAATACCAATGGAAAGTATACCGGGAAATCGAAAAACTTCCCTTATGGAAATCTAGTTACTTACTTCTTCATAAAACAGTCTCGATTCTACTAAAATGA
- a CDS encoding ABC-F family ATP-binding cassette domain-containing protein: MILLQGQSLARFFGPTVLFEDIQITIQDNERIALVGRNGAGKSTLLKILAGIEPPDVGSVAKKKEVTIGYLDQHSAVDSNKTIWEEMLTVFDPVITLMDEAEKAAMRLADPAVINDPEAMDSALKHYDTLQQKLLKQDAYGYESEIRSVLHGFKFYEEDLNRPISQLSGGQKTRLAMAKILLEKNDLLILDEPTNHLDIETLAWLENYLLGYRGTLLVVSHDRYFLDKIATGVYEISRHQIHHYKGNYSFYLQEKAIRLELEMKQYEKQQDEIAKLEDYVARNLVRASTTKMAQSRRKRLEKMDRLDRPKGDERSARFSFETKRESGNVVMTLEDAAIGYDGTVLSNPINLDLRKHQAVGVVGPNGIGKSTLLKSLINQLPLIEGKLKFGTNVDIGYYDQELSNLSRNKTVLAEVWDLHSTMNEKDIRSILGSFLFTGEDVEKTIASLSGGEKARVALCKLALEQNNLLLLDEPTNHLDIDSKEVLENALIEYDGTLLFISHDRYFINRIATTILELSADGGMIYIGDYDYYMEKKQEEEELARLLAEEAETQNASENTSKEPVLSTYHASKEKAKQERRIIRAIESLETELEEIEEKIAEIEQTLTLPEVFGDHEKVQTLNDDLLALQNRQEAIMSEWEDTHMALDALDE, from the coding sequence ATGATACTATTACAAGGCCAAAGCTTGGCCCGTTTTTTCGGTCCAACCGTCCTATTTGAAGATATCCAAATCACCATACAAGATAACGAGCGGATTGCTCTAGTAGGAAGAAATGGCGCTGGAAAATCAACCTTATTAAAAATATTAGCGGGAATCGAACCGCCGGATGTAGGATCAGTAGCAAAAAAGAAAGAAGTAACCATCGGCTATTTAGATCAGCATAGTGCAGTTGATTCCAATAAAACAATCTGGGAAGAGATGCTAACAGTTTTTGACCCTGTGATTACTTTAATGGATGAAGCGGAAAAAGCTGCCATGCGCTTAGCTGATCCGGCTGTTATTAATGACCCAGAGGCGATGGATTCAGCGTTAAAACATTACGATACCCTACAACAAAAATTATTGAAGCAAGACGCTTACGGCTACGAATCAGAAATTCGTTCAGTCCTACACGGCTTCAAATTTTACGAAGAAGATCTAAACCGTCCCATTTCACAACTTTCTGGTGGACAAAAAACACGTTTAGCCATGGCAAAAATTCTCTTAGAAAAGAATGATTTACTGATCTTAGATGAGCCAACCAACCACTTAGATATTGAAACGTTGGCTTGGTTAGAAAATTACTTATTGGGTTACCGCGGTACCTTATTAGTCGTCTCCCATGACCGTTATTTTTTAGATAAAATCGCAACGGGTGTTTACGAAATCAGTCGCCACCAAATCCACCACTACAAAGGAAATTATTCTTTTTACCTACAAGAAAAAGCAATTCGCTTAGAACTCGAAATGAAACAGTACGAAAAACAACAAGATGAAATAGCCAAATTAGAAGACTATGTCGCTCGAAATCTCGTTCGTGCTTCTACAACTAAAATGGCTCAAAGTCGTCGAAAGCGATTAGAAAAGATGGATCGCCTTGATCGACCAAAAGGCGATGAGCGTTCAGCACGTTTTTCCTTCGAAACTAAACGTGAAAGTGGGAACGTTGTGATGACATTAGAAGATGCGGCGATTGGGTATGACGGCACGGTCCTTTCTAATCCGATTAATCTAGATTTGCGCAAACATCAAGCCGTTGGAGTAGTGGGCCCGAATGGAATTGGTAAGTCCACTTTATTAAAATCGCTCATCAACCAACTGCCTTTAATTGAAGGAAAGCTTAAGTTTGGGACAAATGTTGATATTGGTTATTACGATCAAGAATTAAGTAATCTTTCTAGAAACAAAACCGTTTTGGCTGAAGTTTGGGATTTGCATTCTACTATGAATGAAAAAGATATTCGTAGTATTTTAGGTAGTTTTCTTTTTACTGGTGAAGATGTTGAAAAAACGATTGCTTCACTTAGCGGTGGTGAAAAAGCGCGTGTTGCCTTATGCAAATTAGCTCTTGAACAAAATAACTTGTTATTACTAGACGAACCAACGAACCATTTGGATATTGATAGTAAAGAAGTTTTAGAAAATGCGCTCATTGAATATGACGGCACCCTTCTTTTTATTTCTCATGACCGTTACTTTATTAATCGAATTGCCACTACTATTTTGGAATTATCTGCAGATGGCGGTATGATTTACATCGGTGATTACGACTATTACATGGAGAAAAAACAAGAAGAAGAAGAATTGGCACGCTTATTAGCTGAAGAAGCAGAAACTCAAAATGCATCCGAAAATACAAGTAAAGAACCTGTTTTATCTACCTATCATGCTAGTAAAGAAAAAGCGAAACAAGAGCGACGGATTATTCGGGCGATTGAATCGCTTGAAACAGAATTAGAAGAAATCGAAGAAAAGATTGCTGAAATTGAGCAAACACTTACCTTACCCGAAGTGTTCGGTGATCATGAAAAAGTTCAAACCTTAAACGATGACTTGTTAGCATTACAAAATAGGCAAGAAGCGATTATGTCAGAGTGGGAAGATACCCATATGGCACTCGACGCATTAGATGAATAA
- the groL gene encoding chaperonin GroEL (60 kDa chaperone family; promotes refolding of misfolded polypeptides especially under stressful conditions; forms two stacked rings of heptamers to form a barrel-shaped 14mer; ends can be capped by GroES; misfolded proteins enter the barrel where they are refolded when GroES binds) has protein sequence MAKDIKFSEDARAALLRGVDMLANTVKVTLGPKGRNVVLEKAYGSPLITNDGVTIAKEIELEDRFENMGAQLVSEVASKTNDIAGDGTTTATVLTQAIVREGLKNVTAGANPVGIRRGIELAAKEAVAGLAEISQVVNSKESISQVAAVSSGSQEVGELIAEAMEKVGNDGVITIEESKGIETELDVVEGMQFDRGYLSQYMVTDNDKMEVNLDMPYVLITDRKISNIQDVLPLLEQILQEGRPLLIIADDVDGEALPTLVLNKLRGTFNVAAVKAPGFGDRRKEMLQDIAILTGGTVIAEDLGLELKDASLEHLGQAGKIVVTKDNTTIVEGAGEKELIAQRVAVIRSHIAETTSDFDREKLQERLAKLSGGVGVIKVGAATETELKERKLRIEDALNATRAAVEEGIVAGGGTALINVQSRVQALELTGDEATGARIVARALEEPVRQIAENAGREGSVIAARIKTEELGIGYNAETDEWVNMIEAGIVDPAKVVRSALQNAASVAGLILSTEGIVAEQPGQEQPMPMDPGMGGMM, from the coding sequence ATGGCGAAAGATATAAAGTTTTCTGAAGACGCACGTGCAGCGTTACTGCGCGGTGTAGATATGTTAGCAAATACTGTTAAAGTAACTTTAGGACCAAAAGGGCGCAATGTTGTTTTGGAGAAGGCCTATGGGTCACCTCTTATTACTAATGATGGTGTGACTATTGCCAAAGAAATTGAACTAGAAGATCGCTTTGAAAATATGGGAGCGCAACTTGTATCTGAAGTTGCATCTAAAACCAACGATATTGCCGGAGATGGGACAACAACAGCGACTGTTTTAACACAAGCCATTGTCCGGGAAGGTTTGAAAAACGTTACCGCAGGCGCAAATCCAGTTGGCATTCGCCGCGGGATTGAATTAGCGGCCAAAGAAGCAGTTGCTGGTCTTGCTGAAATTTCGCAAGTTGTTAATTCAAAAGAGTCTATTTCACAAGTTGCAGCAGTTTCTTCAGGTTCTCAAGAAGTAGGCGAACTGATTGCAGAAGCGATGGAAAAAGTTGGCAACGACGGTGTCATTACGATTGAAGAATCAAAAGGGATTGAAACCGAGTTAGACGTTGTTGAAGGAATGCAATTCGACCGTGGTTATTTATCACAATATATGGTAACCGATAACGACAAGATGGAAGTAAACTTAGATATGCCTTATGTTTTAATTACCGATCGCAAAATTTCAAATATTCAAGATGTACTTCCTTTACTGGAACAAATCCTTCAAGAAGGACGTCCACTATTAATCATCGCGGATGATGTTGATGGTGAAGCATTACCAACATTAGTATTGAACAAACTTCGTGGTACTTTCAATGTAGCAGCTGTAAAAGCACCTGGCTTTGGTGATCGTCGCAAGGAAATGTTACAAGATATTGCAATTTTAACGGGCGGTACGGTGATTGCAGAAGACCTAGGATTAGAATTAAAAGATGCTTCCTTAGAACATCTAGGACAAGCAGGTAAAATTGTCGTCACAAAAGATAACACCACAATCGTTGAAGGAGCGGGCGAAAAAGAATTAATTGCACAACGTGTTGCAGTTATTCGCTCACATATCGCTGAAACAACTTCTGACTTTGACCGTGAAAAATTACAAGAACGCTTAGCTAAACTTTCAGGTGGGGTTGGGGTTATTAAAGTGGGTGCTGCTACGGAAACCGAATTGAAAGAGCGTAAGCTCCGTATTGAAGATGCGCTAAATGCTACCCGTGCGGCTGTTGAAGAAGGAATCGTTGCCGGTGGGGGAACAGCATTGATTAATGTTCAAAGTCGCGTACAAGCGCTTGAATTAACAGGAGACGAAGCAACAGGTGCCCGCATTGTGGCCCGTGCTCTGGAAGAGCCAGTTCGTCAAATTGCTGAAAATGCTGGACGCGAAGGTTCTGTTATCGCCGCACGTATTAAGACTGAAGAACTTGGTATTGGCTATAACGCAGAGACCGATGAGTGGGTGAATATGATCGAAGCAGGAATTGTTGACCCAGCTAAGGTTGTCCGCTCTGCTTTGCAAAATGCAGCGAGTGTAGCAGGTTTGATTCTGTCAACAGAAGGAATTGTGGCAGAACAACCCGGACAAGAACAACCAATGCCAATGGACCCAGGTATGGGCGGCATGATGTAA
- the tsaD gene encoding tRNA (adenosine(37)-N6)-threonylcarbamoyltransferase complex transferase subunit TsaD: MRDRLILAIESSCDETSAAVIKNGTEILSNIVASQIKSHMRFGGVVPEVASRHHVEQITQIIELSLEEAAVTMADVDAVAVTEGPGLVGSLLIGVSAAKALAFAHQKPLIATNHIAGHIYANQFIEPLVFPLLALVVSGGHTELIYMPEDGVFEVVGETRDDAAGEAYDKIGRVLGLPYPGGKVMDEMAHQGQDCYHFPRAMIKEDNYDFSFSGLKSSVINTIHNARQKNEELDPYNVAASFQAAVVDVLVDKTIRAAKEKNVKKLLLAGGVAANKGLRTALTTAVERELPEVSLVIPPLSLCGDNAAMIGAAAFYQYKKQDFASLDLNARPGLGLE; this comes from the coding sequence ATGCGCGATAGATTAATATTAGCGATAGAAAGTAGCTGTGACGAAACAAGCGCAGCGGTTATTAAAAATGGTACAGAAATATTGTCCAATATTGTCGCTTCACAGATAAAAAGTCATATGCGGTTTGGTGGGGTCGTTCCTGAAGTTGCCAGTCGGCATCATGTTGAACAAATCACTCAAATTATTGAACTTTCGCTTGAAGAAGCAGCGGTCACCATGGCAGATGTGGACGCAGTAGCGGTGACAGAGGGACCTGGTTTAGTCGGCTCTTTATTGATTGGAGTGAGTGCAGCCAAAGCTTTAGCATTTGCGCACCAAAAACCGCTCATTGCGACGAACCACATTGCCGGGCACATTTATGCTAACCAATTCATTGAACCCCTCGTTTTCCCTTTATTAGCCCTCGTTGTAAGTGGGGGACACACAGAGTTAATTTATATGCCAGAAGATGGTGTTTTTGAGGTAGTTGGTGAAACGCGCGATGATGCTGCAGGTGAGGCTTACGACAAAATCGGCCGTGTTTTAGGATTGCCTTACCCAGGTGGGAAAGTGATGGATGAAATGGCACACCAAGGACAAGATTGCTATCATTTTCCTCGTGCAATGATAAAAGAGGATAACTATGATTTTAGTTTTAGTGGCTTAAAGAGTTCGGTCATCAATACCATTCATAATGCGCGTCAAAAAAATGAAGAATTAGATCCTTATAACGTTGCGGCAAGTTTTCAAGCCGCTGTTGTCGATGTTTTAGTAGATAAAACAATTCGTGCAGCTAAAGAGAAAAATGTGAAAAAACTTTTATTAGCAGGTGGTGTAGCAGCTAATAAAGGGTTGCGTACCGCTCTGACAACAGCTGTAGAAAGAGAATTACCAGAAGTTTCCTTAGTTATCCCACCCCTTAGTTTATGTGGTGATAATGCAGCGATGATTGGTGCAGCTGCCTTTTATCAATATAAGAAGCAAGATTTTGCATCATTAGACTTAAATGCAAGACCAGGATTAGGTTTAGAATAA
- a CDS encoding CPBP family intramembrane glutamic endopeptidase: MKKQRSTATLIIYIFIAAQFLPIPLLYAFPVEQRIEMSLTLSLVASLLATVAMIFINLRRKWTPEDSLSKKPSSSLGKVILWGVVGFIGAILIQYLTSIIEIIIFGITPESANTDLLLNLTTEYPLLVFSIVIFAPVTEEFVFRKAIFSQLNVTAIGTVGSAVISALLFAIIHFDGHMLVYASLGLWFSYLYYKTNNIFTSMLAHGLMNSFVALPLFFPQLVG, translated from the coding sequence ATGAAAAAACAACGTTCGACTGCGACACTGATAATTTATATTTTTATAGCCGCACAGTTTTTACCGATTCCACTTCTCTACGCTTTTCCAGTGGAACAACGGATTGAAATGAGTTTGACGCTCTCTTTAGTTGCTTCTTTACTTGCAACTGTTGCAATGATTTTTATTAATTTACGTAGAAAGTGGACACCCGAAGATTCTTTATCTAAAAAGCCTTCTTCAAGTTTGGGGAAAGTTATCTTGTGGGGAGTAGTTGGATTTATAGGTGCAATTTTAATTCAATACCTTACGTCAATTATTGAAATTATTATCTTTGGTATCACGCCTGAATCTGCTAATACAGATCTTCTATTGAACTTGACAACGGAGTACCCTTTGCTTGTTTTTTCAATTGTTATTTTTGCACCCGTCACTGAAGAATTTGTTTTTAGAAAAGCCATTTTTTCTCAGCTGAATGTCACTGCAATTGGAACGGTCGGGTCAGCGGTCATTTCTGCGCTACTTTTTGCAATCATTCACTTTGATGGACATATGCTGGTATACGCATCGTTGGGGCTTTGGTTTTCTTACCTTTATTATAAAACCAATAATATTTTTACATCCATGCTAGCCCATGGACTAATGAACAGCTTTGTCGCTTTACCTTTGTTTTTCCCACAGTTAGTTGGCTAG
- the groES gene encoding co-chaperone GroES, with the protein MLKPLANRVIIEVNKEEEKTVGGIVLPSSAKEKSQTGVIVAVGEGLVTDQGTKIEMTVAVGDQVLFEKYAGTEITYDGKDYLVVKESDIVAIVD; encoded by the coding sequence GTGTTAAAACCATTAGCAAACCGTGTCATTATTGAAGTTAACAAAGAAGAAGAAAAGACTGTAGGCGGTATTGTCTTACCATCATCTGCTAAAGAAAAATCGCAAACAGGCGTTATTGTAGCAGTTGGCGAAGGTCTTGTAACCGATCAAGGTACTAAGATTGAAATGACAGTAGCAGTCGGTGACCAGGTCTTATTTGAAAAATATGCTGGAACTGAAATTACTTATGATGGGAAAGACTATCTGGTAGTTAAAGAATCTGATATTGTTGCGATTGTAGACTAA